A single Streptomyces mirabilis DNA region contains:
- a CDS encoding RNase A-like domain-containing protein, giving the protein MTPSVLYGVSTGVAGQQDPLDRGIKSFLDELARYPDGGGRGSAMKDFTTAYLQIADRFLEVWAKSVVSVGGAAVGFTTTANNYAAADAATHPSAAGHATHRPIPHVIATPPKYGPVTDFKWGDIDAGQDWMQEALEGLEAAVLAVMRPLLEHECRWGKAATVLPLPNHLRLYSISQTWRMPQTTLGMVDGTLTGLVGTITDQTNQDWYNAMRTFCSTLWGTSAWGKTREGHDWSNDDATKRGTSHPVFAVLFDTCDAVVDAVYAVAKAAEDVRHDVHRIYRQAVIDSLKQLDPRNLDVTDAKSLVKGLWEAGKGLVTDLSVGIVLDIDEGALNDAVSAYNNRVHRQAHAIKSLLPALDEAYTSAPTFNAESARAEAFGARALTDFKGNPLYTVPGDSEANHVYPIDLANQEGVHRSHIIDKHVGKTDEQLAQRLRDQPTIDAASTFTDLTSAQKYTQDALEYVGPPANSGQQNEGVDNQEKIKRWLSRPRSDSSILTLDPVGFNSVTGRTVEAGNPQASAAQDTHTVKVVLKYKNGLHPPYVVYTSMPTLP; this is encoded by the coding sequence GTGACCCCGTCCGTCCTGTACGGGGTCTCGACAGGTGTGGCGGGGCAGCAGGACCCCCTGGACCGGGGCATCAAGTCGTTCCTCGACGAACTGGCCCGGTACCCCGACGGCGGCGGCAGAGGGTCGGCCATGAAGGACTTCACGACCGCCTACCTGCAAATCGCCGACAGGTTCCTCGAGGTGTGGGCCAAGTCCGTGGTGAGCGTCGGCGGAGCCGCGGTCGGCTTCACGACCACTGCCAACAACTACGCGGCGGCCGACGCCGCCACACACCCCTCTGCGGCAGGGCACGCGACGCACCGGCCCATCCCCCATGTCATCGCCACACCCCCGAAATACGGTCCCGTCACGGACTTCAAGTGGGGGGACATCGACGCCGGTCAGGACTGGATGCAGGAGGCCCTGGAAGGCCTGGAGGCCGCGGTCCTGGCCGTCATGCGGCCGTTGTTGGAGCACGAGTGCCGCTGGGGCAAAGCGGCGACGGTCCTGCCGTTGCCCAATCACCTGCGCCTGTACTCGATCTCCCAGACATGGCGAATGCCGCAGACGACGCTCGGCATGGTGGACGGAACGCTCACGGGCCTCGTCGGCACCATCACGGACCAGACCAACCAGGACTGGTACAACGCGATGCGTACGTTCTGCAGCACGTTGTGGGGAACCTCCGCCTGGGGCAAAACCCGCGAGGGACACGACTGGTCCAATGACGACGCCACGAAGAGGGGGACCAGCCACCCCGTCTTCGCCGTCCTGTTCGACACGTGCGACGCCGTGGTCGACGCGGTCTATGCCGTCGCCAAGGCGGCCGAAGACGTCAGACACGATGTGCACCGGATCTACCGCCAAGCCGTCATCGACAGTCTCAAGCAACTCGATCCCAGAAACTTGGACGTCACGGACGCAAAGAGCCTGGTGAAAGGACTGTGGGAAGCGGGCAAGGGCCTGGTCACGGACCTCTCGGTCGGCATCGTGCTGGACATCGACGAGGGCGCCCTGAACGACGCCGTGTCGGCCTACAACAACCGCGTCCACCGCCAGGCCCATGCAATCAAGTCACTGCTGCCGGCCCTGGACGAGGCTTACACGAGCGCACCAACCTTCAATGCCGAGTCGGCCAGGGCCGAGGCGTTCGGTGCGCGGGCCCTGACCGATTTCAAGGGAAACCCGCTGTACACGGTGCCGGGGGACAGCGAAGCCAACCACGTGTATCCGATCGACCTGGCGAATCAGGAGGGAGTCCACAGGAGCCACATCATCGACAAACACGTGGGCAAGACCGATGAGCAGCTCGCGCAACGACTCAGGGATCAGCCGACGATCGACGCCGCTTCCACTTTCACCGATCTGACTTCCGCGCAGAAATACACACAAGACGCGCTGGAATATGTGGGACCGCCTGCTAATTCAGGTCAGCAGAACGAAGGCGTTGACAATCAGGAAAAGATCAAGAGGTGGCTCTCCAGGCCGCGCAGCGACAGTTCGATTCTGACTCTAGATCCGGTTGGGTTCAATTCTGTGACCGGGCGTACCGTTGAGGCGGGGAACCCTCAGGCAAGTGCGGCGCAGGACACGCACACAGTGAAGGTCGTACTTAAATATAAGAATGGCCTTCACCCGCCCTATGTGGTCTATACGTCCATGCCGACGCTGCCGTGA
- a CDS encoding WXG100 family type VII secretion target, giving the protein MGVTGASADEGGGPDLRVSSKGLTKLAGDLGDMQDHLDKQVKRMDAIVDRIEAGWRGPAATAYREFHRAATEDAVGIREVMKLLEGAVRLSRDGFSEHDLEVLEQMQRIQVDINSEVDKLSTLNPEIGTGGAPSPPRSSLDSF; this is encoded by the coding sequence ATGGGAGTAACCGGTGCAAGCGCGGACGAGGGAGGCGGCCCCGATCTGCGTGTGTCGTCGAAGGGCCTGACGAAGCTCGCCGGTGACCTCGGCGACATGCAGGACCATCTCGACAAGCAGGTCAAGCGCATGGACGCGATCGTCGACCGCATCGAGGCCGGCTGGCGCGGCCCAGCGGCCACGGCGTACCGGGAGTTCCACCGGGCGGCCACCGAGGACGCCGTAGGCATCCGTGAAGTGATGAAGCTGCTGGAGGGGGCCGTACGGCTGAGCCGGGACGGGTTCAGCGAACACGACCTGGAGGTGCTCGAACAGATGCAGCGCATCCAGGTGGACATCAACAGCGAAGTCGACAAGCTCTCCACGCTGAACCCGGAGATCGGGACGGGCGGTGCTCCGTCACCACCGCGCAGCAGCCTCGACTCCTTCTGA
- a CDS encoding DNA alkylation repair protein produces the protein MGVTGSGTSGTRFEVPNSSLADTVLERLTATYGAAADPQRAVSMRAYLKDVAPFLGLTTPDRRVLSRTVLLATAAPEEADCTAVALRCWALPEREYHYFAVDYLRRHVRQLSSGFLPVTRHLVGTVSWWDTVDALAAHVVGGLVAADPKLKSDMDAWIEDDDLWVARTALLHQLRYKETTDTERLFAYCVRQSGHPDFFVRKAIGWCLREYAKTDPEAVRAFVAREQGRLAPLSVREALKNIGP, from the coding sequence ATGGGCGTCACAGGTTCCGGAACGTCGGGTACGCGGTTCGAGGTGCCGAACAGTTCCCTCGCGGACACGGTCCTGGAACGGCTCACCGCCACGTACGGCGCGGCGGCCGATCCGCAACGGGCCGTGTCCATGCGAGCGTACCTGAAGGACGTCGCCCCCTTCCTCGGTCTGACCACGCCCGATCGCCGCGTGCTGTCCCGCACGGTCCTCCTCGCAACAGCGGCCCCTGAAGAGGCCGATTGCACCGCCGTGGCCCTGCGCTGCTGGGCGTTGCCGGAGCGCGAGTACCACTATTTCGCCGTCGACTACCTGCGCCGCCATGTGAGGCAACTCTCTTCCGGTTTCCTCCCGGTGACGCGCCATCTCGTCGGCACGGTCTCCTGGTGGGACACCGTCGACGCACTCGCCGCCCACGTGGTGGGAGGCCTCGTGGCCGCCGACCCGAAGCTGAAGAGCGACATGGACGCGTGGATCGAGGACGACGACCTGTGGGTCGCCCGTACGGCCCTGCTCCACCAGCTCCGTTACAAGGAGACGACCGACACCGAGCGGCTCTTCGCCTACTGCGTACGGCAGTCCGGACATCCCGACTTCTTCGTCCGCAAGGCGATCGGCTGGTGTCTGCGCGAGTACGCGAAGACGGACCCGGAGGCGGTACGGGCCTTCGTGGCCCGGGAACAGGGGCGGCTCGCGCCCCTCTCCGTACGCGAGGCGCTCAAGAACATCGGCCCCTGA
- the cpt gene encoding chloramphenicol phosphotransferase CPT — MTEVIVLNGGSSSGKSGIARCLQAVLPDPWLALGTDTLVDAMPASMQASDAGIEFAPDGEVVVGPEFRTLEAAWIEGVAAMARAGARVIVDEVFLGGADSQQRWQKTLRDLRVLWVGVRCDSAVAAGREVARGDRVIGMAVSQADVVHRGVVYDLEVDTTHAESMECARAIAARVR, encoded by the coding sequence ATGACTGAGGTGATCGTTCTCAACGGTGGTTCCAGCTCCGGGAAGTCCGGGATCGCCCGGTGTCTGCAGGCGGTCCTGCCGGATCCGTGGCTGGCTCTCGGGACCGACACGCTGGTTGACGCGATGCCAGCGTCCATGCAGGCGTCGGATGCGGGGATCGAGTTCGCTCCGGACGGAGAGGTGGTCGTCGGGCCGGAGTTCCGGACGCTGGAAGCGGCATGGATCGAGGGAGTCGCCGCGATGGCCCGTGCGGGCGCCCGGGTCATCGTCGATGAGGTCTTCCTCGGCGGAGCGGACTCGCAGCAGCGGTGGCAGAAGACTTTGCGTGACCTGCGGGTGCTGTGGGTCGGCGTCCGGTGTGACAGTGCGGTTGCCGCAGGCCGTGAGGTCGCACGAGGCGATCGGGTCATCGGGATGGCCGTGTCCCAGGCGGATGTGGTCCACCGAGGCGTGGTCTATGACCTGGAGGTGGACACCACGCATGCCGAGTCGATGGAGTGCGCACGGGCCATCGCCGCACGTGTCAGGTGA
- a CDS encoding DUF4291 domain-containing protein, translating to MEQPLRGIRALHTASTITVYQAYSPEIGMPAVRQGRFTAAWKRDRMTWIKPSFLWMMYRCGWATKAGQETVLAVEITRDGFEWALRHACLSSYVRGLHPDRGTWQRQLKRAPARVQWDPERDLHLRPLTYRSLQLGLSGEAVGRYADEWTVAISDVTPLAREIHDLVGRNELDAATVLLPQEHPYPAGDELLAHLRP from the coding sequence ATGGAACAACCGCTGCGCGGCATCCGTGCGCTCCACACGGCATCCACGATCACCGTTTACCAGGCGTACTCCCCGGAGATCGGTATGCCCGCAGTTCGCCAGGGCCGATTTACCGCTGCGTGGAAGCGGGACCGTATGACGTGGATCAAGCCGTCTTTTCTGTGGATGATGTACCGCTGCGGCTGGGCGACGAAGGCCGGGCAGGAGACTGTTCTGGCCGTCGAGATCACCCGCGACGGCTTCGAGTGGGCACTGCGCCACGCGTGCCTGTCGAGCTATGTGCGCGGGCTGCACCCCGACCGCGGCACCTGGCAACGTCAGCTCAAGCGCGCACCGGCTCGCGTCCAGTGGGACCCGGAGCGTGACCTGCACCTGCGCCCACTGACGTACCGCTCACTCCAACTCGGGCTCTCCGGCGAGGCCGTAGGGCGCTACGCGGACGAGTGGACGGTGGCCATCAGCGACGTGACTCCGCTCGCCCGCGAGATCCACGACCTCGTAGGCCGCAACGAGCTGGACGCTGCGACCGTGCTGCTGCCCCAGGAACACCCCTACCCCGCCGGGGACGAACTGCTGGCCCATCTCCGTCCATGA
- a CDS encoding RNase A-like domain-containing protein — MRTRSATYPDRETAQWATQQVVTVNEQAIHRWLAQSTRPRLTIEASWPSRPEPAGRVLLQAMMLAGREPVDVRAARVVLKRDTSRPHGFTVHATFPIYL, encoded by the coding sequence GTGCGCACCCGTTCCGCCACCTACCCCGACCGCGAGACCGCCCAGTGGGCCACCCAGCAGGTCGTCACCGTCAACGAACAGGCCATCCATCGCTGGCTGGCCCAGTCCACGCGCCCGCGCCTGACCATCGAGGCGTCCTGGCCGTCCCGGCCCGAGCCGGCCGGACGCGTCCTTCTGCAGGCGATGATGCTGGCCGGGCGGGAGCCTGTCGATGTCCGGGCGGCCCGCGTGGTCCTCAAGCGGGACACCTCCCGCCCCCACGGCTTCACCGTCCACGCCACCTTCCCCATCTACCTGTAG
- a CDS encoding IS630 family transposase yields the protein MAEPVKVRRLTDQEGQRLQQIVRRGSTSTVRYRRAMMILASAGGNRVPVIAQLIQADEDTVRDVIHRFNEIGLACLDPQWAGGRPRLLSPDDEDFVIQTATTRPRTLDQPFTRWSIRELAAYLRKVHGRVIRIGREALRMLLARRGVTFQRTKTWKESTDPARDAKLDRIEHVLEHFPDRTFAFDEFGPLGIRPTAGSCWAQRSRPDRLPATYHRAHGVTYFHGCYSVGDDTLWGVNRRRKGTANTLTALKSIRAARPDGAPIYIILDNLSAHTGNKIRRWAKKNKVELCFTPTNASWANPIEAHFGPLRQFTLANSHHPNHTVQTRELHRYLRWRNTHARHPDVLAAQRRERSRIRSEKGIRWGGRPLAPAA from the coding sequence GTGGCAGAGCCGGTCAAGGTCCGCAGACTGACCGACCAGGAAGGGCAGAGGCTTCAGCAGATTGTGCGCCGGGGCAGCACCAGTACGGTGCGCTACCGGCGCGCGATGATGATCCTGGCCTCGGCCGGAGGTAACCGGGTTCCGGTGATCGCCCAGCTGATCCAAGCCGACGAGGACACGGTGCGCGATGTGATCCACCGGTTCAACGAGATCGGCCTGGCCTGCTTGGACCCTCAGTGGGCGGGAGGCCGTCCCCGCCTGCTCAGCCCTGACGACGAGGACTTCGTCATCCAGACGGCCACCACCCGCCCCCGCACACTCGACCAGCCCTTCACCCGCTGGTCCATCCGCGAACTCGCCGCCTATCTGCGCAAAGTCCACGGCAGGGTGATCCGCATCGGCCGTGAGGCTCTGCGAATGCTACTGGCCCGCCGCGGGGTCACCTTCCAGCGCACCAAGACGTGGAAGGAGTCAACCGACCCCGCCCGCGACGCCAAGCTCGACCGGATCGAGCACGTCCTGGAGCACTTCCCGGACCGCACGTTCGCCTTCGATGAGTTCGGCCCGCTGGGCATCCGGCCCACCGCAGGATCCTGCTGGGCCCAACGCAGCCGGCCCGACCGGCTGCCGGCGACTTACCACCGCGCCCACGGCGTCACCTATTTCCACGGCTGCTACTCCGTCGGTGACGACACCCTGTGGGGCGTCAACCGCCGCCGCAAAGGCACGGCCAACACCCTCACGGCCCTGAAGTCGATCCGGGCAGCCCGCCCCGACGGCGCCCCGATCTACATCATCCTGGACAACCTCTCCGCCCACACGGGCAACAAGATCCGCCGCTGGGCGAAGAAGAACAAGGTCGAACTGTGCTTCACCCCGACCAACGCCTCCTGGGCCAACCCGATCGAAGCGCACTTCGGACCGCTGCGGCAGTTCACCCTTGCCAACTCCCACCACCCCAACCACACCGTCCAGACCCGCGAGCTGCACCGTTACCTGCGCTGGCGCAACACCCATGCCCGCCACCCCGACGTGCTGGCCGCCCAACGCCGCGAACGCTCCCGGATCCGCAGCGAGAAGGGCATCCGCTGGGGAGGACGGCCCCTGGCCCCAGCGGCCTGA
- a CDS encoding contact-dependent growth inhibition system immunity protein, which translates to MPLSPLEHDRRYGELDQVIRAYTGQPADDTPDEASQALTAYLRQTWHRRPWALAIAERQLRDYAENPPGRLRLRLGEFYAIPDVGLPEDEIRQWLHCLADHLKHSIEEGEVPPPDTPATHWEWRARFPELGQFLGGWFSQDMPDEFNDHDAAVDDYRTSTDPHLVARLVGELHELLTLDLDESDYALAVAELGMEVDSPAPYPPSGWLALVVDRLTGPQAKYGS; encoded by the coding sequence GTGCCCCTGAGCCCCCTCGAACACGACCGCCGCTACGGCGAACTCGACCAGGTGATCCGCGCCTACACCGGGCAGCCGGCCGACGACACCCCGGACGAGGCCAGTCAAGCCCTGACTGCTTATCTCCGGCAGACCTGGCACAGGCGACCGTGGGCTCTCGCCATCGCCGAGCGACAGCTGCGGGACTACGCCGAGAATCCTCCGGGGCGCCTGCGGCTGCGCCTCGGGGAGTTCTACGCGATCCCCGACGTCGGCCTGCCCGAAGACGAGATCCGGCAGTGGCTGCACTGCCTCGCCGATCACCTGAAGCACAGCATCGAGGAGGGCGAGGTCCCGCCCCCGGACACCCCCGCCACCCACTGGGAATGGCGCGCCCGTTTCCCCGAGCTGGGCCAGTTCCTCGGCGGCTGGTTCTCGCAGGACATGCCGGACGAGTTCAACGACCACGACGCGGCCGTCGACGACTACCGAACCTCCACCGACCCCCATCTCGTCGCCCGGCTCGTCGGCGAGCTGCACGAACTCCTGACGCTCGACCTCGACGAGTCCGACTACGCCCTCGCCGTCGCCGAGCTGGGCATGGAGGTCGACTCTCCGGCACCGTATCCACCCAGCGGCTGGCTCGCACTCGTCGTCGACCGGCTGACCGGCCCGCAGGCCAAGTACGGGTCCTGA
- a CDS encoding WXG100 family type VII secretion target encodes MSTRLAADDGRITVSFSTLHELNTELEDILKQLNDKLEGLYERVQPVVLSWKGEAREVFVQKLDDWDRSAQDLQAAQKWLHAYVATGHTNYAAAHRAVLRGWGAA; translated from the coding sequence ATGTCGACCAGGCTCGCCGCCGACGACGGCCGCATAACCGTCTCCTTCTCCACCCTCCACGAACTCAACACCGAACTGGAGGACATCCTCAAGCAGCTCAACGACAAGCTGGAGGGCCTATACGAGCGTGTCCAGCCCGTCGTCCTGTCGTGGAAGGGTGAGGCCCGCGAGGTCTTCGTCCAGAAACTCGACGACTGGGACCGCTCCGCACAGGACCTGCAGGCAGCCCAGAAGTGGCTCCACGCCTACGTCGCCACCGGCCATACCAACTACGCGGCAGCACATCGAGCAGTGCTGCGCGGTTGGGGAGCCGCTTGA
- a CDS encoding spermidine synthase → MDEPIPVTRTVDHGTAKLMPDVDRRRAWLLTVDGAPQSYVDLDEPTHLEFEYARRLGHVLDMVVESGRPLDVLHLGGGALTLPRYVAATRPGSRQDVVEADLGLLELVREHLPVPEDAGVTLHGADARGWLESAAPASADIVIADVFGGARVPAHLTSTAYARAAARVLREDGVYLANLADAAPFVFLRSQLATFATVFEELSLIAEPGVLRGRRFGNAVLVASHRPLDTAALARRTAADAFPARVESGAALREFIGSAAPVRDEDAVASPEPPGGAFSIG, encoded by the coding sequence GTGGACGAGCCGATACCCGTGACACGGACCGTGGATCATGGAACCGCCAAGCTGATGCCGGACGTGGACCGGAGGCGGGCCTGGCTGCTCACGGTCGATGGCGCACCGCAGTCGTACGTCGATCTGGACGAGCCGACCCATCTGGAGTTCGAGTACGCCCGACGGCTCGGGCACGTCCTGGACATGGTCGTGGAGTCGGGACGGCCCCTGGACGTGCTCCACCTCGGCGGCGGAGCCCTGACGCTGCCCCGCTATGTGGCCGCGACCCGCCCCGGCTCACGGCAGGACGTGGTGGAGGCCGACCTGGGCCTGCTGGAGCTGGTCCGCGAGCACCTGCCCGTACCCGAGGACGCGGGCGTCACGCTGCACGGCGCGGACGCGAGAGGCTGGCTCGAATCCGCCGCGCCCGCCTCCGCCGACATCGTGATCGCGGACGTCTTCGGCGGCGCGCGCGTCCCGGCGCACCTGACGTCCACGGCGTACGCGCGCGCCGCCGCGCGCGTGCTGCGCGAGGACGGCGTCTATCTGGCCAACCTCGCCGACGCCGCGCCCTTCGTCTTCCTGCGCTCCCAACTCGCCACGTTCGCGACCGTGTTCGAGGAGCTGTCCCTGATCGCCGAACCCGGTGTGCTGCGCGGCCGGCGCTTCGGCAATGCGGTGCTCGTGGCCTCCCACCGCCCGCTCGACACGGCCGCCCTCGCCCGCCGCACGGCCGCCGACGCCTTCCCGGCGCGTGTCGAAAGCGGCGCGGCGCTGCGGGAGTTCATCGGCTCCGCCGCACCCGTGCGCGACGAGGACGCGGTCGCCTCACCCGAGCCGCCCGGCGGTGCCTTCAGCATCGGCTGA
- the tuf gene encoding elongation factor Tu: MPKTAYVRTKPHLNIGTMGHVDHGKTTLTAAITKVLAERGSGSSTRYVSFDQIDRAPEEASRGITINIAHVEYETDTRHYAHVDMPGHADYVKNMVTGAAQLDGAILVVSALDGIMPQTAEHVLLARQVGVDHIVVALNKADAGDEELTDLVELEVRELLSAHGYGGESVPVVRVSGLKALEGDSRWTAAIDALLDAVDTYVPMPERYLDAPFLLPVENVLTITGRGTVVTGAVERGTIRVGDRVEVLGAAVDTVVTGLETFGKPMDEAQAGDNVALLLRGVPRDAVRRGHIVAAPGSVVPSRRFSAQVYVLSTGEGGRTTPVSTGYRPQFYIRTADVVGDVDLGERAVARPGDTVTMTVELGREVPLEPGLGFAIREGGRTVGAGTVTSVG; encoded by the coding sequence ATGCCCAAGACGGCATACGTCCGCACCAAACCGCACCTGAACATCGGCACGATGGGTCACGTCGACCACGGCAAGACCACCCTGACCGCCGCCATCACCAAGGTCCTCGCCGAGCGCGGCTCCGGCAGCAGTACCCGATACGTATCGTTCGACCAGATTGACCGGGCGCCGGAGGAGGCCTCGCGCGGCATCACCATCAACATCGCGCACGTCGAGTACGAGACCGACACCCGCCACTACGCGCACGTGGACATGCCGGGTCACGCCGACTACGTCAAGAACATGGTCACCGGCGCGGCGCAGCTCGACGGGGCGATCCTCGTCGTCTCCGCGCTCGACGGGATCATGCCGCAGACCGCCGAGCACGTGCTGCTCGCCCGGCAGGTGGGCGTCGACCACATCGTCGTCGCCCTGAACAAGGCCGACGCGGGCGACGAGGAGCTGACCGACCTCGTGGAGCTGGAGGTCCGCGAGCTGCTCTCCGCGCACGGCTACGGGGGCGAGTCCGTACCCGTCGTACGGGTGTCCGGTCTCAAGGCGCTTGAGGGCGACTCCCGTTGGACGGCGGCGATCGACGCGCTGCTCGACGCGGTGGACACGTATGTGCCCATGCCCGAGCGGTACCTCGACGCGCCGTTCCTGTTGCCGGTCGAGAACGTGCTGACGATCACCGGGCGCGGGACGGTCGTCACCGGCGCGGTCGAGCGCGGCACGATCCGGGTCGGCGACCGCGTCGAAGTGCTCGGCGCGGCCGTCGACACGGTGGTCACCGGCCTGGAGACCTTCGGCAAGCCCATGGACGAGGCGCAGGCCGGGGACAACGTGGCGCTGCTGCTGCGCGGGGTGCCCCGCGACGCCGTACGCCGCGGGCACATCGTCGCCGCGCCCGGCAGCGTCGTCCCCAGTCGCCGTTTCTCGGCCCAGGTGTACGTCCTGTCGACGGGCGAGGGCGGTCGTACGACACCCGTCTCCACCGGGTACCGGCCGCAGTTCTACATCCGCACCGCGGACGTGGTCGGTGACGTCGACCTCGGCGAGCGGGCGGTCGCCCGGCCCGGCGACACCGTCACGATGACGGTCGAGCTCGGGCGCGAGGTGCCGTTGGAGCCGGGGCTCGGCTTCGCGATCCGCGAGGGCGGCCGGACGGTCGGCGCGGGGACGGTGACCTCGGTGGGCTGA